The Sphingobium sp. BYY-5 genome includes a window with the following:
- the ptsP gene encoding phosphoenolpyruvate--protein phosphotransferase, translated as MGSIILTSPLQGWATAIDDVPDAVFSGRLLGDGVAIDPLGNVLHAPCDGEVLTLHASHHAVTLRGEGGVEVLMHLGIDTVALGGKGFEPLVAVGDQVTRGQPLVRFDLDGVAQAVPSLMTPVIVTNGDRFRITRSETGKVVGVGEGLIYLEPAEPALEVKRGDQGMRVTGKVRVPMVHGIHARPAARIGEAARAFVAESWIVKDGCEASTRSPIALLKLGVRLHDEVDVVASGMDAEAAVAALIALIEGGMDEHDDPHAGEPSAVPVPMVTEVPEGALAGTLAAPGYVLGRARWLRVKDIDVPRDGQGADKESDRLNQALDVMRLRLADVSGDETGAAIRRAHAAFLEDPALQLDAYARIRQGRDAGHAWRQACRATAETMRNMGDARFAERADDLIDLERQMLHILTGTQEEALRFAPGTILLADELLPSQVMALDANVIGIVLERGGPTSHVAILAATMGLPALVAVGDALGEVADDATLILDADGGVLHVDPAEDALADARAEVARRAVAREAAVAAAAENCVSRDGVRIEAFANLGSVEDAEIAMAHGAEGSGLLRTEFLFLERDTAPTVAEQAALYGAVAAKLDGRPLIVRLLDIGGDKPASYLPIATEENPALGLRGIRVGLAMPDVLDEQLRAILSVTPHGQCRIMVPMVASVAELQAVRARVTAIKAEMGLSHPVSVGIMVETPAAAVTAATLARHADFLSIGTNDLTQYALAMDRGNPAVAAGIDGLHPAVLQLIALTTEGARAHKRWVGVCGGLASDRLAVPLLLGLGVTELSAAPRFVPDLKALVRRLSIADCRAHAEHALQLESAAEVRALARRFEEEFLA; from the coding sequence ATGGGTTCGATCATCCTCACTTCGCCCTTGCAGGGCTGGGCCACGGCCATCGACGATGTGCCTGACGCCGTCTTTTCCGGTCGCCTGCTGGGCGACGGCGTTGCCATCGATCCTCTGGGCAATGTGCTGCATGCGCCTTGTGATGGAGAAGTGCTGACGCTCCATGCCAGCCATCATGCCGTGACGCTGCGCGGCGAGGGCGGGGTCGAGGTGCTGATGCATCTGGGCATCGATACCGTCGCCCTGGGCGGCAAGGGGTTCGAGCCCCTGGTGGCGGTGGGCGATCAGGTGACGCGCGGTCAGCCGCTGGTGCGGTTCGACTTGGATGGCGTGGCGCAGGCCGTGCCTTCGCTGATGACGCCGGTGATCGTCACCAATGGCGATCGATTCCGCATCACCCGGTCCGAAACCGGCAAGGTTGTGGGGGTTGGTGAGGGGCTGATCTATCTTGAACCCGCAGAACCCGCGCTTGAAGTAAAGCGTGGCGATCAAGGTATGCGCGTGACCGGCAAGGTGCGCGTGCCGATGGTGCATGGCATTCATGCCCGCCCTGCTGCACGGATTGGGGAGGCGGCGCGAGCCTTCGTTGCGGAAAGCTGGATCGTCAAGGATGGCTGCGAAGCCTCGACCCGATCACCCATCGCCTTGCTCAAGCTGGGGGTCCGCCTGCATGACGAGGTGGATGTCGTGGCGAGCGGCATGGATGCCGAGGCAGCCGTGGCAGCCCTGATCGCGTTGATCGAGGGCGGCATGGATGAGCATGACGATCCTCATGCCGGGGAGCCTTCGGCGGTTCCCGTACCCATGGTAACGGAGGTGCCCGAAGGGGCGCTGGCCGGCACATTGGCGGCGCCAGGTTATGTCCTGGGGCGTGCGCGCTGGTTGCGCGTGAAGGATATCGACGTGCCCCGCGACGGCCAGGGGGCGGACAAGGAATCGGACCGGTTGAACCAGGCGCTGGACGTGATGCGTCTGCGGCTGGCGGATGTGTCCGGTGACGAGACGGGCGCTGCGATCCGGCGGGCGCATGCGGCCTTTCTGGAAGACCCTGCGTTGCAACTCGACGCCTATGCACGGATCAGGCAGGGGCGCGACGCGGGTCATGCCTGGCGTCAGGCGTGCCGGGCCACAGCGGAAACCATGCGCAACATGGGCGATGCGCGCTTTGCCGAGCGGGCCGATGACCTCATCGACCTGGAACGGCAGATGTTGCACATTCTGACGGGCACGCAGGAGGAGGCGCTGCGTTTTGCGCCGGGCACGATCCTGCTTGCCGATGAGTTGCTGCCCTCGCAGGTGATGGCGCTTGACGCCAATGTGATCGGGATCGTGCTGGAGCGCGGCGGGCCGACGTCGCATGTGGCGATCCTGGCGGCGACCATGGGCCTGCCTGCCCTGGTGGCGGTTGGCGATGCTCTTGGAGAAGTTGCGGATGACGCCACGCTGATCCTCGATGCCGATGGCGGTGTACTGCATGTCGATCCGGCAGAGGATGCGCTGGCGGACGCGCGGGCCGAGGTGGCGCGACGGGCAGTCGCGCGAGAGGCGGCGGTCGCGGCGGCGGCGGAAAATTGCGTCAGCCGCGATGGCGTCCGGATCGAGGCTTTCGCCAATCTTGGCTCGGTCGAGGATGCCGAGATCGCCATGGCCCATGGCGCTGAAGGATCGGGCCTGCTGCGCACCGAATTTCTGTTCCTGGAGCGTGATACAGCGCCCACGGTGGCGGAGCAGGCCGCGCTTTACGGCGCGGTTGCTGCGAAGCTGGACGGCAGGCCGCTCATCGTGCGCCTGCTCGACATCGGTGGCGACAAGCCCGCCTCCTATCTGCCGATCGCGACGGAGGAAAATCCGGCGCTTGGCCTGCGCGGCATTCGTGTCGGACTAGCCATGCCGGACGTGCTGGACGAACAATTGCGCGCGATCCTGTCGGTGACGCCGCACGGTCAGTGCCGCATCATGGTGCCGATGGTCGCCAGCGTCGCGGAATTGCAGGCGGTGCGTGCGCGTGTGACGGCGATCAAGGCGGAGATGGGCCTGTCTCATCCGGTCTCGGTCGGCATCATGGTCGAAACGCCCGCTGCGGCGGTGACGGCGGCGACATTGGCGCGCCACGCCGATTTTCTGTCGATCGGGACCAACGACCTCACCCAATATGCGCTGGCGATGGATCGCGGCAATCCGGCGGTTGCCGCCGGGATCGACGGGTTGCATCCGGCAGTGCTGCAACTGATCGCGCTCACGACGGAGGGCGCGCGGGCGCACAAGCGTTGGGTCGGCGTTTGCGGCGGCCTGGCGTCGGATCGACTGGCGGTTCCGCTGTTGCTGGGATTGGGCGTGACCGAATTGTCGGCCGCACCGCGCTTCGTGCCGGACCTCAAGGCACTGGTGCGGCGACTGTCCATCGCGGATTGCCGCGCCCATGCTGAACATGCCTTGCAACTGGAATCGGCGGCAGAGGTTCGGGCGCTGGCCCGCCGCTTTGAAGAGGAATTTCTGGCATGA
- the nagE gene encoding N-acetylglucosamine-specific PTS transporter subunit IIBC, producing MRKIVGALQPIGRALMLPIAVLPVAGLLLRLGQPDLLGIPLLAAAGDALFSSLGLLFAIGVATGISRDGNGAAGLAGVVCYLVAMHGGRALLTVPPEVTAGLADAVAQTVADAWKIKAFARLDVPIGISAGLIGGSLYNRYATIEVPAYLAFFGGRRFVPIVAGGAGVLMALIVGMSYSALDTGLSLVSKGLVASGSVGLFGFGLLNRLLLVTGLHHILNNIAWFVLGDYAGTTGDLRRFFAGDPHAGAFMAGFFPVMMFGLPAACLAMYRSALPDQKKAVGGMLLSLALTSFLTGVTEPIEFSFMFLAPLLYAIHAVLTGLSMVVMDLLGVRLGFGFSAGLFDYVLNFGRATRPWMLLPVGAVYFAVYYGVFRFAIQRFDLATPGRQLVQDAAAGASESGSRGGDYLTALGGAANLHTIGACTTRLRLVVQDQAKVDDVALKALGAVAVLRPSAQAVQVIIGPMADQISEEIRLAAAHGAPPVDQAPVVKDRASVEPAAEILEALGGPDAISDAQMVAGRLRIILTRNATPARLVDVRCVRAFAQVDERTLHLLGQGLTR from the coding sequence ATGAGGAAGATTGTCGGAGCGCTTCAGCCGATCGGCCGCGCGCTGATGCTGCCGATAGCAGTGCTGCCGGTGGCGGGGCTGTTGCTGCGTCTGGGTCAGCCTGACCTGCTGGGCATTCCTCTTCTCGCGGCGGCGGGCGATGCGTTGTTTTCCAGCCTTGGCCTGTTGTTCGCCATCGGTGTGGCGACGGGCATTTCGCGCGATGGCAATGGCGCGGCGGGGCTTGCAGGCGTGGTCTGCTATCTGGTCGCCATGCATGGCGGGCGGGCTTTGCTTACCGTCCCGCCCGAAGTGACGGCCGGCCTTGCCGATGCGGTTGCGCAGACGGTTGCGGATGCCTGGAAGATCAAGGCCTTCGCGCGGCTGGATGTGCCCATCGGAATCAGCGCAGGCCTTATCGGCGGGTCTCTCTATAATCGCTATGCGACGATCGAGGTGCCGGCCTATCTCGCCTTCTTCGGCGGGCGGCGCTTCGTGCCGATCGTGGCGGGTGGCGCGGGCGTGCTGATGGCGCTCATTGTAGGGATGAGCTACAGCGCGCTCGACACGGGTCTCAGCCTGGTGAGCAAGGGGCTGGTGGCGTCGGGCAGCGTTGGCCTGTTCGGTTTCGGCCTGCTCAATCGGCTGCTGTTGGTGACGGGGCTGCACCACATATTGAACAATATTGCCTGGTTCGTTCTGGGTGATTATGCCGGGACGACCGGTGATCTGCGCCGCTTCTTCGCGGGTGATCCCCATGCGGGCGCGTTCATGGCTGGTTTCTTCCCCGTCATGATGTTCGGCCTGCCTGCTGCTTGCCTCGCCATGTATCGCTCCGCCCTGCCGGACCAGAAAAAGGCGGTGGGCGGCATGTTGCTGAGCCTTGCGCTGACGTCCTTCCTGACAGGGGTGACTGAACCGATCGAGTTCAGCTTCATGTTTCTCGCACCCCTGCTCTACGCCATTCATGCGGTACTGACCGGCCTGTCGATGGTCGTGATGGATCTGCTGGGCGTGAGGCTGGGCTTCGGCTTTTCGGCGGGACTGTTCGACTATGTGTTGAACTTCGGACGAGCGACGCGGCCCTGGATGCTGCTGCCGGTCGGTGCTGTCTATTTCGCCGTCTATTATGGCGTTTTCCGCTTTGCGATCCAGCGGTTCGATCTGGCTACGCCCGGCCGGCAGCTTGTGCAGGATGCAGCCGCTGGCGCCAGTGAAAGCGGGTCGCGCGGTGGCGACTATCTGACGGCGCTGGGCGGCGCGGCCAATCTGCACACGATCGGCGCCTGCACCACGCGGCTGCGACTGGTGGTGCAGGATCAGGCGAAGGTGGACGACGTGGCGCTCAAGGCGCTGGGCGCCGTCGCGGTGCTGCGGCCCTCCGCCCAGGCGGTGCAGGTGATTATCGGGCCGATGGCGGACCAGATTTCCGAGGAGATCCGGCTGGCGGCGGCGCACGGCGCGCCACCGGTGGATCAGGCGCCGGTCGTCAAGGATCGGGCGTCGGTCGAACCGGCGGCGGAAATTTTGGAGGCTCTGGGCGGCCCGGATGCCATCAGCGATGCGCAGATGGTGGCGGGACGCTTGCGGATCATATTGACGCGCAATGCCACGCCGGCGCGGCTGGTGGACGTGCGATGCGTGCGCGCTTTCGCACAGGTCGATGAGCGGACACTGCACCTACTGGGACAGGGCCTGACCCGCTGA